The Lycium barbarum isolate Lr01 chromosome 10, ASM1917538v2, whole genome shotgun sequence genome includes a region encoding these proteins:
- the LOC132615580 gene encoding uncharacterized protein LOC132615580 isoform X3, giving the protein MLCGINPDHCQLLTVKQVPNSHIYVKKRELYRELASAAESGWGFSSRWMRNGSDLTTTSTTSIVPVDLNALLLKGWQVVYQKGTTGLEYSVPCVVRRHVE; this is encoded by the exons ATGCTCTGTGGAATAAACCCTGACCATTGTCAACTATT GACAGTGAAACAGGTTCCAAACTCCCATATATATGTGAAAAAAAGAGAATTATACCGTGAGCTGGCTTCAGCTGCCGAAAGTGGCTGGGGTTTTAGTTCAAGATGGATGAG GAACGGATCTGATCTCACAACAACTAGTACAACATCGATTGTGCCAGTTGATTTGAATGCATTACTTCTGAAG GGGTGGCAGGTGGTGTATCAAAAAGGTACCACGGGCTTGGAGTATAGTGTTCCTTGTGTCGTCCGTCGCCATGTTGAATGA
- the LOC132615580 gene encoding probable trehalase isoform X1: MLCGINPDHCQLLTVKQVPNSHIYVKKRELYRELASAAESGWGFSSRWMRNGSDLTTTSTTSIVPVDLNALLLKKLLKTQNTQKAMNCIFWNVEMGQWLDYWLANSNTFEGWQVVYQKGTTGLEYSVPCVVRRHVE, encoded by the exons ATGCTCTGTGGAATAAACCCTGACCATTGTCAACTATT GACAGTGAAACAGGTTCCAAACTCCCATATATATGTGAAAAAAAGAGAATTATACCGTGAGCTGGCTTCAGCTGCCGAAAGTGGCTGGGGTTTTAGTTCAAGATGGATGAG GAACGGATCTGATCTCACAACAACTAGTACAACATCGATTGTGCCAGTTGATTTGAATGCATTACTTCTGAAG AAGCTTCTCAAGACTCAAAATACACAAAAGGCCATGAACTGTATCTTTTGGAACGTCGAGATGGGGCAATGGCTTGATTATTGGCTTGCCAACAGCAACACATTCGAG GGGTGGCAGGTGGTGTATCAAAAAGGTACCACGGGCTTGGAGTATAGTGTTCCTTGTGTCGTCCGTCGCCATGTTGAATGA
- the LOC132615580 gene encoding probable trehalase isoform X2, which yields MLCGINPDHCQLLTVKQVPNSHIYVKKRELYRELASAAESGWGFSSRWMRNGSDLTTTSTTSIVPVDLNALLLKMELDIAFLANLIGESSTITCFTEASQDSKYTKGHELYLLERRDGAMA from the exons ATGCTCTGTGGAATAAACCCTGACCATTGTCAACTATT GACAGTGAAACAGGTTCCAAACTCCCATATATATGTGAAAAAAAGAGAATTATACCGTGAGCTGGCTTCAGCTGCCGAAAGTGGCTGGGGTTTTAGTTCAAGATGGATGAG GAACGGATCTGATCTCACAACAACTAGTACAACATCGATTGTGCCAGTTGATTTGAATGCATTACTTCTGAAG ATGGAACTGGACATAGCCTTTCTAGCAAATCTTATTGGAGAAAGTAGCACAATTACATGTTTTACAGAAGCTTCTCAAGACTCAAAATACACAAAAGGCCATGAACTGTATCTTTTGGAACGTCGAGATGGGGCAATGGCTTGA